One Cololabis saira isolate AMF1-May2022 chromosome 18, fColSai1.1, whole genome shotgun sequence genomic region harbors:
- the LOC133464438 gene encoding uncharacterized protein LOC133464438, with the protein MPQLRAAAVLQVALLLSAVPAQYLLSRWGGSTAVQRYHATARLLRMWGELRRSLLNGTAWMEWTDQQLSAAKSWVGLGQEDPLQGYPPVETMIFDNDQEFFGASKTVRSPRPPYVFLRVGEVVMERNGHMVGVVVSWDTELRAPPEWIDKVYSNSENTKSEKTPHYKVLFSGPGPSSLRIAYLPQTQLERITGIRPDIPTLEKYFTHYDGTRFVMQPWLRELFPEDDKA; encoded by the exons ATGCCGCAGCTCCGCGCCGCCGCCGTGCTGCAGGTCGCGCTGCTGCTGTCCGCCGTGCCCGCGCAGTACCTGCTGTCCCGCTGGGGGGGCTCCACCGCGGTGCAGCGCTACCACGCCACTGCACG GTTGCTGCGCATGTGGGGCGAGTTGAGGAGGTCGTTGCTCAACGGCACCGCGTGGATGGAGTGGACGGACCAGCAGCTGTCTGCAGCCAA GTCTTGGGTTGGTTTGGGGCAGGAAGACCCCCTCCAGGGGTACCCTCCAGTAGAAACTATGATTTTCGACAATGACCAGGAGTTCTTTGGAG CCTCCAAGACCGTGCGCAGCCCTCGCCCCCCATACGTGTTCCTGCGAGTTGGGGAGGTGGTGATGGAGAGGAACGGCCACATGGTGGGGGTGGTGGTGAGCTGGGACACTGAACTGCGGGCTCCTCCAGAATGGATCGACAAAGTGTATTCTAACTCTGAG AACACGAAATCAGAGAAGACGCCTCACTATAAGGTGCTCTTCAGTGGACCGGGACCCTCCTCTCTGAGGATTGCATACCTACCTCAGACACAACTGGAACGGATAACTGGGATACGG CCGGACATTCCCACCCTGGAGAAATACTTCACACACTATGATGGGACGCGGTTCGTCATGCAGCCGTGGCTCAGAGAGCTCTTCCCCGAGGACGACAAGGCTTGA